A window of the Nycticebus coucang isolate mNycCou1 chromosome 3, mNycCou1.pri, whole genome shotgun sequence genome harbors these coding sequences:
- the ASCL1 gene encoding achaete-scute homolog 1 — MESSAKMESGAGQPQPQPQPQPQPQPPFLQPAACFFATAAAAAAAAAQSAQHQQAGQLSPAADGQPSGGGHKSAPKQVKRQRSSSPELMRCKRRLNFSGFGYSLPQQQPAAVARRNERERNRVKLVNLGFATLREHVPNGAANKKMSKVETLRSAVEYIRALQQLLDEHDAVSAAFQAGVLSPTISPNYSNDLNSMAGSPVSSYSSDEGSYDPLSPEEQELLDFTNWF, encoded by the coding sequence ATGGAGAGCTCTGCCAAGATGGAGAGCGGCGCGGGTCAGCCGCAGCCGCAGCCGCAGCCGCAGCCGCAGCCCCAGCCGCCCTTCCTGCAGCCCGCCGCCTGCTTCTTTGCGACGGccgctgcggcggcggcggcggcggcgcagaGCGCGCAGCACCAGCAGGCTGGGCAGCTGAGCCCCGCGGCGGACGGCCAGCCCTCAGGGGGCGGTCACAAGTCGGCGCCCAAGCAAGTCAAACGCCAGCGCTCGTCCTCGCCCGAACTGATGCGCTGCAAACGCCGGCTCAACTTCAGCGGCTTCGGCTACAGCCTGCCGCAGCAGCAGCCGGCCGCCGTGGCGCGCCGCAATGAGCGCGAGCGCAACCGCGTCAAGTTGGTCAACCTGGGCTTTGCCACCCTTCGGGAGCACGTACCCAACGGCGCGGCAAACAAGAAGATGAGCAAGGTGGAGACACTGCGCTCAGCGGTGGAGTACATCCGTGCCCTGCAGCAGCTGCTGGACGAGCACGACGCGGTGAGCGCTGCCTTCCAGGCGGGGGTCCTGTCCCCCACGATCTCCCCCAACTACTCGAACGATTTGAACTCCATGGCCGGTTCGCCGGTGTCATCCTACTCGTCTGACGAGGGCTCTTATGACCCGCTCAGCCCCGAGGAGCAGGAACTTCTGGACTTCACCAACTGGTTCTGA